A DNA window from Paramormyrops kingsleyae isolate MSU_618 chromosome 10, PKINGS_0.4, whole genome shotgun sequence contains the following coding sequences:
- the LOC111843713 gene encoding uncharacterized protein isoform X2, producing the protein MSWAVDDWKAGLSGRALQKVRELESQQEQLKREKQQKQLKLDSTEAALSKQKLKYDEVRSELAVAQRDLQSSREEVQAGLKARERLSQELQVKQAQVCSLEGQLDASRTLTQSLTQEVKRLEAELEKLQNASNSVDSTLFSTPCWSVSSSRDNGLRWEERSEYRGESEIKALHSRQLQFGDCSPRSPLGGTMSPQQPHSSTPIRQSTRQSKSSNSSAVFPWEREDGPSTFSGRPVLSLQTTEKVSDVQFQQDCGMENDLRREIDVQRSKIQEMQTWVQSLEQEARSASEQRRGLESQLAEVRAQLAAREQDLTRTREELARTSASLEKESSKVLAAEQKLKQLQEELSCQRQNAESSRRSAEQSRRELEKEHHRELLGLQKDRQNMEREHQQESSRLKQEIQRAQTLHNTLQAQCDKALLQKQAVEKDMDTVKGKLQWTEKELFENQKVQQQTQCKLTEAIRERDGLALRLEQSERRAKGLDEEVRRLTQELSEALRLLEELKATKLIVPAAAEVPVRFTPAGDSFPSSISHHERLQRAPPSQRKKATGHDPSRESWEVDRSDGTTNTGYPADREPGEGIDSNDITELGTQPEEKLRDEGGRRKNEVQKTREVEAKLIAEQNKYDVHGSKASMKEQNNMERESSELREVSKPDCNLNDDQVQAEEDEDLLIPSTDQDGHSQPALQDLKKQNIALNDELQEVKRELERRLEDLEAQRKAETEARTRLKQVSRKHSAQVEQLRQKAQELKGDGERLEKELEEERAESRRLKEALAALEQRSMGQVDAEKETESTVLRDQVALLESQLKQEREDLEQERVVWSEKEDRRKMDEDHELESRRIFTARIEELEAQMLELRGSQDRETGKEFGETPLITCDNAENFNNNSETVIIDSMSPSPSDSPSQSELVDPQSTKPFKNNVKGQVQSESNLEDPSKRSGKQVGLETVLFRDETVQLVLELEHLRRTCETLKDERDKEAGRARQTQGKLDALQAQVNSQTQQLTLAFESQSCHIQDLLHELQDRDTVLERLEVELQGCREEIKLLKREQEELDLESKSPEGIKSMVDVAATPNPQLKSPISQCEDIKNTPHAFENFHPPVALKQQGVCDESTSMESLVGSLREIIAGNKEPKSKFEAITYLNILEQISTEPGDLVGGDPSHRVVVQLHAAMNELMQLKTENKEMKSMLAAVTSPGRKEVHPLDSKGCLLDDNKESEAATKRSREELHPAQRDFDPVVPNEYEHLTVNLKESVTRTVNQEKPIVCKGDGDNPSIRLCSIEQQLVLSKLQEKKLKFKSELCVHSDFEWIKVEEQDTKTGGVTCRSKTGLQMNQDELNQLEREKDQLNSKLACFGKQVAAVTLGYTNTKDQETGVSLQSSLELAGEYNELNFSGEAEGICRSKELHVRDKPTVDVKQYINAIITLLGENKALQSWALSVSPPEKQEEMPNISEGVLGWIDAIISGFGSAEVIEKLDSTLPRSKEVSQEREMPIQKTSVMFPAQDLSSSSNELDLKTKDAQGIQTVAEGSSLIAHVASCPGYCLTEAVTVTQTDTELRKESHQLKEQQVLLKTSIEEQERSPGVQDGVTQTGPEEDGNHSSQSGLLQQQLSATDGDVSQSLKAKAVAHGQSELETETAHSRCNHTDIQIFIQENQETRATDTLNETKQADRNSVQDNQLRTAAGKTRSEKIKMVVQEDNWTKAIIEHEAIVNSKEENPTFTEQHSVMLNEKGPQMQSEGADQDYATQGAESTETSGKTTRLFSKSPVEDGENRFPQWENQRESRSMATQTESMNEGAAVGSLAPYCSDQEKCHAGTQTEDRAMEVWNEPADSGVEDKESVDSPPLSPVDAALSMVDNLTLFSRSFLIPADPAQLAERIRRNRSRMSAAFDDTEYEPYGLPEVVMKGFADIPSGPACPYVLRRGLLGTDAMPLPLREQGENEEEDELDP; encoded by the exons ATGAGCTGGGCAGTAGACGACTGGAAGGCGGGGCTCTCGGGCCGGGCCCTGCAGAAAGTGCGGGAGCTGGAGTCCCAGCAGGAGCAGCTGAAGCGGGAGAAgcagcagaaacagctgaagcTGGATAGCACAGAGGCTGCTCTCAGCAAGCAGAAACTTAAG TATGATGAGGTACGCTCAGAGCTGGCAGTGGCCCAGCGGGACTTACAGAGCTCCCGGGAAGAAGTGCAGGCAGGGCTAAAGGCCCGAGAGCGCCTTTCCCAGGAGCTGCAGGTAAAGCAAGCCCAGGTGTGCAGCCTCGAGGGACAGCTGGATGCCTCccgcacactcacacagtctCTGACACAGGAGGTCAAACG GCTGGAAGCGGAGCTTGAGAAACTGCAGAATGCCAGCAACTCTGTGGACTCAACACTGTTCTCCACTCCCTGCTGGAGCGTGTCCTCATCAAGGGATAATG GCTTGCGATGGGAGGAGAGGAGTGAATACAGAGGAGAGAGTGAAATTAAAGCACTGCATTCCAGA CAATTGCAGTTTGGTGATTGTAGTCCCAGATCACCGCTGGGGGGGACTATGTCCCCTCAGCAACCGCACAGCTCCACACCTATCCGCCAATCAACCCGACAGTCAAAATCCTCTAATTCctcagctgtgtttccatgggAACGAGAGGATGGTCCATCTACCTTTAGTGGAAGGCCTGTCTTGTCACTGCAGACCACAGAAAAAGTCAGTGATGTTCAATTTCAGCAGGACTGTGGGATGGAAAATGACCTCAGAAGGGAGATTGATG TCCAGCGCTCAAAGATCCAGGAAATGCAGACCTGGGTCCAATCTTTGGAGCAGGAGGCACGATCTGCATCGGAGCAGCGCCGTGGCCTGGAATCCCAGCTGGCAGAGGTACGGGCCCAGCTGGCAGCCCGGGAGCAAGACCTGACCCGAACCAGAGAGGAGCTTGCCCGGACCAGTGCTTCTCTCGAGAAAGAGAGCAGCAAG GTCCTGGCTGCTGAGCAAAAGTTGAAACAGCTGCAGGAGGAGCTGAGCTGCCAGAGGCAGAATGCAGAGAGCAGCCGACGGAGCGCCGAGCAAAGCAGGAGAGAGCTGGAGAAAGAGCACCACAGG GAGCTGCTGGGGCTGCAGAAAGACAGGCAGAACATGGAGAGAGAGCACCAGCAGGAAAGCAGCCGACTGAAGCAGGAGATTCAGCGTGCACAGACACTCCACAACACACTGCAGGCACAGTGTGATAAG GCATTGCTACAGAAGCAGGCTGTGGAGAAGGACATGGACACGGTGAAGGGGAAGCTACAGTGGACAGAGAAAGAGCTGTTTGAAAACCAAAAGGTCCAACAGCAGACCCAGTGCAAGTTGACG GAGGCGATCCGAGAGCGggacggcctggccttgagactGGAACAGAGCGAACGGAGGGCTAAGGGCctggatgaggaagtgaggaggCTGACACAGGAGCTCAGTGAGGCTCTGAGGCTGCTGGAAGAGCTGAAGG CCACCAAGCTTATTGTCCCTGCCGCTGCTGAAGTTCCTGTTCGATTTACCCCAGCTGGAGACAGCTTTCCTTCCTCAATCTCCCATCATGAACGACTCCAGCGAGCACCGCCTTCACAGAGGAAGAAAGCTACAGGTCATGATCCATCAAGGGAGAGCTGGGAGGTAGATAGGTCAGATGGGACCACCAACACAGGGTATCCTGCTGACAGAGAACCCGGGGAGGGTATCGACTCCAACGACATAACAGAGCTTGGGACCCAACCAGAGGAAAAATTAAGGGATGAAGGAGGCAGGCGAAAGAATGAGGTTCAGAAGACTCGTGAAGTTGAAGCCAAATTGATTGCTGAACAAAACAAATACGATGTTCACGGCAGCAAAGCATCTATGAAAGAACAAAATAACATGGAGAGGGAGAGTTCTGAACTCAGAGAAGTGAGTAAACCAGACTGTAACCTCAATGATGACCAAGTCCAAGCAGAAGAggatgaagatctgctaattccATCTACTGACCAAGACGGACACAGCCAGCCAGCTCTACAGGATCTAAAAAAACAGAACATTGCTCTTAATGATGAGCTTCAGGAGGTGAAGCGGGAGCTGGAGCGAAGGCTTGAGGACTTGGAGGCCCAAAGGAAGGCAGAGACTGAAGCCAGAACCAGGCTGAAACAGGTGAGCCGCAAGCACTCAGCTCAAGTGGAACAGTTGCGGCAAAAAGCCCAAGAGTTAAAGGGTGATGGTGAGAGGTTAGAGAAAGAGCTAGAGGAGGAGAGGGCAGAAAGCAGGAGGCTTAAGGAGGCTCTGGCTGCCCTTGAGCAGAGGAGTATGGGGCAGGTGGATGCCGAAAAAGAGACGGAGAGTacagtcctcagggaccaaGTTGCATTACTGGAGTCCCAACTCAAGCAAGAACGAGAAGATCTGGAGCAAGAGAGAGTGGTGTGGAGTGAGAAGGAGGATAGGAGAAAAATGGATGAAGACCATGAGCTGGAGAGCAGGAGAATTTTCACAGCACGTATTGAAGAACTGGAGGCTCAGATGCTGGAGCTCCGGGGGAGTCAGGACAGGGAAACTGGCAAAGAGTTTGGAGAAACCCCTTTAATCACATGTGACAATGCTGAGAACTTTAACAACAATAGTGAGACTGTCATTATCGACTCTATGTCTCCATCACCAAGTGACTCCCCCTCTCAGTCTGAGCTTGTGGATCCTCAAAGCACAAAACCCTTCAAAAATAATGTAAAAGGTCAGGTACAATCAGAGAGTAATCTGGAGGATCCCTCAAAAAGGAGTGGGAAGCAAGTAGGTTTGGAGACTGTGCTGTTCCGGGATGAAACAGTCCAGCTGGTCCTTGAGCTGGAACATCTCAGGAGAACCTGTGAGACCCTGAAGGACGAAAGGGATAAGGAAGCTGGACGGGCTAGGCAGACTCAGGGTAAGCTGGATGCCCTACAGGCCCAGGTGAACAGCCAGACCCAACAGCTGACACTTGCCTTTGAGAGTCAGAGCTGCCACATACAGGATTTACTGCATGAGCTGCAAGACAGAGACACTGTCCTCGAGAGGCTGGAGGTGGAGCTACAGGGCTGTCGAGAGGAGATAAAGTTACTGAAAAGAGAGCAGGAAGAGCTGGATTTGGAAAGCAAGAGCCCTGAGGGCATTAAATCTATGGTGGATGTTGCAGCAACACCAAACCCCCAGCTGAAATCCCCCATATCACAGTGTGAAGATATCAAGAACACGCCGCATGCTTTTGAGAATTTTCATCCTCCCGTAGCACTCAAACAGCAGGGAGTGTGTGATGAAAGTACCAGTATGGAGAGTTTGGTAGGATCCCTTCGTGAGATAATAGCAGGGAACAAAGAGCCGAAATCAAAATTTGAAGCGATTACATATTTGAACATTTTGGAACAAATAAGCACAGAGCCAGGTGATCTGGTTGGTGGTGATCCATCACATAGAGTAGTTGTGCAATTACATGCTGCTATGAATGAGCTAATGCAACTGAAAACTGAGAATAAAGAAATGAAGTCTATGCTGGCAGCTGTTACATCTCCTGGAAGGAAGGAAGTCCACCCTTTAGATTCTAAGGGATGTTTACTTGATGATAACAAAGAGAGTGAAGCTGCTACCAAGAGGTCTAGAGAGGAGCTGCATCCTGCACAAAGGGACTTTGATCCCGTAGTTCCAAATGAGTATGAACATTTGACAGTGAACCTTAAGGAATCTGTAACTAGAACTGTCAATCAGGAGAAGCCTATTGTTTGTAAAGGTGATGGGGATAATCCAAGTATTAGGCTTTGCAGCATAGAACAACAATTGGTGTTAAGTAAGCTGCAGGAAAAAAAGCTGAAATTTAAGTCAGAGCTGTGTGTACATTCAGATTTTGAATGGATAAAAGTAGAGGAGCAAGATACCAAAACTGGAGGGGTCACATGCAGGTCTAAGACGGGCCTACAGATGAATCAGGACGAGTTAAACCAGTTGGAGAGGGAGAAAGACCAGCTGAACTCCAAGTTAGCATGCTTCGGGAAACAGGTGGCTGCTGTTACATTAGGTTATACAAATACCAAAGATCAAGAAACAGGAGTTTCTTTGCAGAGCTCCCTAGAATTAGCAGGAGAGTACAATGAGTTAAATTTTTCTGGGGAAGCTGAAGGTATCTGTAGAAGTAAAGAGCTGCACGTAAGAGACAAGCCCACTGTGGatgtaaaacaatatataaatgcTATTATCACATTACTAGGGGAAAATAAGGCATTACAGTCTTGGGCTCTGTCTGTTAGTCCTCCTGAGAAGCAAGAAGAGATGCCAAACATTTCTGAAGGAGTGCTGGGGTGGATTGATGCCATAATCAGTGGTTTTGGAAGTGCAGAAGTTATTGAGAAATTGGACTCCACTCTTCCCAGGTCAAAGGAAGTGAGCCAAGAGAGAGAAATGCCTATTCAAAAGACATCAGTGATGTTCCCGGCTCAAGATCTGAGCTCTAGCAGTAATGAACTGGACTTGAAGACTAAAGATGCCCAAGGGATTCAAACTGTGGCTGAAGGGAGTAGTTTGATAGCACATGTAGCGAGTTGCCCTGGTTACTGTTTGACTGAGGCAGTGACAGTcactcagacagacacagagctgAGGAAGGAGAGCCATCAGCTGAAGGAACAACAGGTGCTGCTGAAAACATCCATTGAGGAGCAGGAAAGAAGCCCTGGAGTACAGGATGGTGTCACACAGACTGGTCCTGAAGAGGATGGGAACCACTCTAGCCAGAGTGGGCTTCTTCAGCAGCAG TTGTCAGCAACCGATGGTGATGTTTCTCAAAGCCTCAAGGCCAAAGCAGTAGCCCATGGACAAAGTGAACTGGAGACAGAAACTGCACATAGCCGTTGTAATCATACAGACATTCAGATATTCATCCAAGAAAACCAGGAAACCAGAGCTACAGATACACTGAACGAAACCAAACAGGCTGACAGAAACAGTGTCCAAGATAATCAGCTAAGAACAGCTGCTGGAAAAACTAGAAGTGAAAAGATCAAAATGGTTGTCCAAGAAGACAACTGGACCAAAGCCATCATTGAACATGAGGCCATAGTAAACAGTAAAGAAGAAAATCCAACATTTACTGAGCAACACAGTGTAATGCTGAATGAAAAGGGGCCACAGATGCAGTCTGAAGGAGCAGATCAGGATTATGCAACTCAGGGAGCAGAAAGTACTGAAACCTCAGGAAAGACAACACGCCTGTTCTCTAAAAGCCCTGTGGAAGACGGAGAGAACCGCTTTCCTCAGTGGGAGAACCAAAGAGAGTCGAGGAGCATGGCCACTCAGACGGAAAGCATGAACGAAGGTGCAGCAGTAGGTTCCCTTGCCCCATATTGCAGTGATCAGGAGAAGTGCCATGCTGGTACGCAGACAGAGGACAGAGCCATGGAAGTGTGGAATGAGCCAGCAGATTCGGGGGTGGAGGACAAGGAGAGTGTAGATTCTCCACCACTCTCGCCTGTGGATGCAGCTCTGTCCATGGTGGACAATTTGACCCTGTTTTCAAGGTCCTTTCTCATCCCCGCTGACCCGGCCCAGCTGGCGGAGAGAATAAGGCGAAACCGTTCCCGCATGTCAGCTGCGTTTGACGATACCGAGTATGAGCCCTACGGACTGCCTGAGGTCGTCATGAAGG GCTTTGCGGATATTCCAAGTGGACCAGCGTGTCCCTATGTCCTCAGAAGGGGACTGTTGGGCACCGATGCCATGCCACTGCCTCTGCGAGAGCAAGGGGAGAAcgaggaggaggatgagctGGATCCCTGA